One segment of Pseudodesulfovibrio sp. 5S69 DNA contains the following:
- a CDS encoding 4Fe-4S binding protein, translated as MRKQYGAMVVGAGIGGIRAALDLAVTGHKVALVDRRPSHGGILSQLDHQFPSDHCGMCRMLPLMSRDSSSQFCLRKGLFHDNIDIMLSTEVETMEGEPGKFLVSLKRKSTLIDPAKCISCGKCSEVCPVRVPSEFNAGLTERTAVYLPVPHAIPNHYVLDLDNCQRCWKCFEACPTGAIDFKFEERKDFHILVADRDPDVRDMMEKELKEQNFPLHFTESGREAVDRLASEEPVGLLLVGMGLEDMDAERVLTRARELRPDLPVVVLADKDGEEAAADLVMQGAREYLVKPLKGKAFVPWLDKLYVRILSDHTDKLEVGAVVLAGGFDCYNPNMDPEGGADIWNYGHPGVLTAVEFERLLSGTGPTGGELRRPDGEKVERIAWLQCVGSRDAHKNADFCSGVCCMFSIKEALLAKRATGGEVETAIFYMDMRTSGKGYQRYRTSAEKEHGVRFVRSRPHSILPAEDGRGLRLEYLTDAGELVAEEFDMVILAAGARPPLGMDKFALTMGVDLNEWGFVDTLPYRPERTSRVGVFAAGACGEPRDISESVIHAGAAAQAASRIIKAYDVLAGIEAEPEPEYPDVSRDPARTLVTICTSCPTLEQAVDLDALADRMQRVHSVCKVMRVGSACTPQGWKDIEEAALEYKPNRLLIGACMPYAYIPKLKELGRTIGLNPALMDVVDIYTATVGGNGDGRIEREIYASLATAVARLQGADPSGPAVTVDVVRSALVVGGGLAGMVAAMSIADQGYGVCLVEAEEHLGGTAMRLHTQLDGTDPRAYMEELIAQVEKHPNIKVFKEARVVLSRGRAGHFRSAIASPRGVFPLEHGVSILATGGHEAKVYESGLCVHKPVMTHLALEEQLATGRLDAKALSSVVMIQCWRNEGEDRSYCSKVCCPEMLKNVLALKERNPDLPVYVFYRDIMTQGFLETYYTRARKAGAIFIRYDDLTTPQVTFEDGKPVVRGFDPVLRGQVELRPDILSLASGIEPNDVEDLLEVFDVEIDEDGFYREADFKWRPVDFLKQGIYMCGIALGPRRMRETVASAKAAAQRALRILNAEKIPRETVVATVRDSLCSLCQACVSACPYGARSVDMAEERIVVDEILCQGCGACAAVCPNSATVLKGFHDGPMLSVIDAALEEPA; from the coding sequence ATGAGAAAGCAATACGGCGCAATGGTGGTCGGAGCGGGCATCGGCGGCATCCGCGCGGCTCTGGACCTGGCCGTCACCGGGCACAAGGTGGCGCTCGTCGACCGCAGGCCCAGCCACGGCGGCATCCTCAGCCAACTGGACCATCAGTTCCCTTCGGACCACTGCGGCATGTGCCGCATGCTGCCGCTGATGTCGCGCGACTCCTCCAGCCAGTTCTGCCTGCGCAAGGGGCTGTTCCACGACAACATCGACATCATGTTGTCCACCGAGGTGGAGACCATGGAGGGAGAGCCCGGCAAGTTCCTGGTCTCGCTCAAGCGCAAGTCCACACTCATCGATCCGGCCAAGTGCATTAGCTGCGGCAAGTGCTCCGAGGTCTGCCCGGTGCGCGTGCCCAGCGAGTTCAACGCCGGGCTGACCGAACGTACGGCGGTCTATCTGCCCGTGCCCCATGCCATCCCCAATCACTACGTGCTCGACCTGGACAACTGCCAGCGTTGCTGGAAGTGCTTCGAAGCCTGCCCCACCGGGGCCATCGACTTCAAGTTCGAGGAGCGCAAGGACTTCCACATCCTGGTGGCCGACCGCGACCCGGACGTGCGGGACATGATGGAGAAGGAGCTCAAGGAGCAGAACTTCCCGCTGCACTTCACCGAATCCGGCCGCGAGGCCGTGGACAGGCTCGCCTCGGAGGAGCCGGTCGGGCTGCTCCTGGTGGGCATGGGCCTGGAAGACATGGACGCCGAGCGGGTCCTGACCCGTGCCAGGGAGTTGCGGCCCGACCTGCCCGTGGTGGTCCTGGCCGACAAGGACGGCGAAGAGGCCGCTGCGGACCTGGTCATGCAGGGCGCGCGCGAATACCTGGTCAAGCCGCTCAAGGGCAAGGCCTTCGTGCCCTGGCTGGACAAGCTCTACGTGCGCATTCTGTCCGATCACACGGACAAGCTCGAGGTCGGGGCCGTGGTCCTGGCCGGGGGCTTCGACTGCTACAACCCGAACATGGACCCCGAGGGCGGGGCGGACATCTGGAACTACGGCCACCCCGGCGTGCTCACCGCCGTGGAATTCGAGCGGCTGCTCTCGGGCACCGGGCCCACCGGCGGCGAACTGCGGCGGCCCGACGGGGAAAAGGTCGAGCGCATCGCCTGGCTCCAGTGCGTGGGCTCGCGCGACGCGCACAAGAACGCGGATTTCTGCTCCGGGGTGTGCTGCATGTTCTCCATCAAGGAGGCGCTGCTGGCCAAGCGGGCCACGGGCGGGGAGGTGGAGACCGCCATCTTCTACATGGATATGCGCACCTCGGGCAAGGGGTACCAGCGCTACCGGACCAGCGCGGAGAAGGAGCACGGCGTGCGCTTCGTGCGCAGCCGCCCGCACTCCATCCTGCCTGCTGAAGACGGCAGGGGGCTGAGGTTGGAATACCTGACCGACGCGGGCGAGCTGGTGGCCGAGGAGTTCGACATGGTCATCCTGGCCGCCGGGGCGCGGCCGCCCCTGGGCATGGACAAGTTCGCCCTGACCATGGGCGTGGACCTCAACGAATGGGGCTTCGTGGACACCCTGCCGTACCGGCCCGAGCGGACCAGCCGGGTGGGCGTGTTCGCGGCGGGCGCCTGCGGCGAGCCCCGCGATATCTCCGAGTCGGTCATCCACGCCGGGGCCGCGGCCCAGGCCGCGTCGCGGATCATAAAGGCCTACGACGTCCTGGCGGGCATCGAGGCCGAGCCCGAGCCGGAGTACCCGGACGTGTCCAGGGATCCGGCGCGGACGTTGGTGACCATCTGCACCTCCTGCCCGACCCTGGAGCAGGCCGTGGACCTGGACGCCCTGGCCGACCGCATGCAGCGGGTCCACTCGGTCTGCAAGGTCATGCGCGTGGGCAGCGCCTGCACCCCGCAGGGGTGGAAGGACATCGAGGAGGCGGCCCTGGAGTACAAGCCCAACCGCCTGCTCATAGGGGCGTGCATGCCGTACGCCTATATCCCGAAGCTCAAGGAACTGGGCCGGACCATCGGCCTGAACCCCGCGCTCATGGACGTGGTCGACATCTACACCGCTACCGTGGGCGGCAACGGGGACGGGCGCATCGAGCGCGAGATATACGCTTCCCTGGCCACGGCCGTGGCCCGGTTGCAGGGCGCGGACCCCTCCGGCCCGGCCGTGACCGTGGACGTGGTCCGCTCGGCTCTGGTGGTCGGCGGCGGCCTGGCCGGCATGGTCGCGGCCATGTCCATCGCGGACCAGGGCTACGGGGTCTGCCTGGTGGAGGCCGAGGAGCATCTCGGCGGCACGGCCATGCGGCTGCACACCCAGTTGGACGGCACGGACCCGCGCGCCTACATGGAGGAGCTCATCGCCCAGGTGGAGAAGCACCCGAACATCAAGGTCTTCAAGGAGGCGCGGGTGGTCCTGTCGCGCGGCCGCGCGGGGCATTTCCGCTCGGCCATCGCCAGCCCCAGGGGGGTCTTCCCCCTGGAGCACGGGGTGAGCATCCTGGCCACCGGCGGCCACGAGGCCAAGGTCTACGAGTCCGGGCTGTGCGTGCACAAGCCGGTCATGACCCACCTGGCCCTGGAAGAGCAGTTGGCCACCGGCCGGCTCGACGCCAAGGCGCTGTCGTCCGTGGTCATGATCCAGTGCTGGCGCAACGAGGGCGAGGACCGGAGCTACTGCAGCAAGGTCTGCTGTCCGGAGATGCTCAAGAACGTACTCGCCCTCAAGGAGCGCAACCCGGACCTGCCCGTTTACGTCTTCTACCGGGACATCATGACCCAGGGGTTCCTGGAGACCTATTACACCCGGGCACGCAAGGCCGGGGCCATCTTCATCCGCTATGACGACCTGACCACGCCCCAGGTGACCTTCGAGGACGGCAAGCCCGTGGTCCGGGGATTCGACCCCGTCCTGCGGGGCCAGGTGGAGCTGCGCCCGGACATCCTGTCCCTGGCCAGCGGCATCGAGCCCAACGACGTGGAGGACCTGCTCGAGGTCTTCGACGTGGAGATCGACGAGGACGGCTTCTACCGCGAGGCGGACTTCAAGTGGCGGCCCGTGGATTTCCTCAAGCAGGGCATCTACATGTGCGGCATCGCCCTGGGGCCCCGGCGCATGCGCGAGACCGTGGCCTCGGCCAAGGCCGCTGCCCAGCGGGCCCTGCGCATCCTCAACGCCGAGAAGATTCCCCGCGAGACCGTGGTGGCCACGGTGCGCGACTCCCTGTGCTCCCTGTGCCAGGCCTGCGTCAGCGCCTGCCCGTATGGAGCGAGAAGCGTGGACATGGCCGAGGAGCGGATCGTCGTGGACGAGATCCTCTGCCAGGGGTGCGGCGCATGCGCCGCTGTCTGCCCCAACAGCGCCACCGTGCTCAAGGGGTTCCACGATGGGCCGATGCTGTCGGTCATCGACGCGGCCCTGGAGGAACCGGCCTAG
- a CDS encoding universal stress protein produces MFKDIIVGVTPTGIDACAVRAAAEFAAKFESKLYLVHVAGMEQGWGSIEHLAPSGETDQLGDKIREMYDEYLGNLPSAQIVVVPGIPHNELLRLARSKNTDLIVMGPHTQEYEERRSKMWGMAGSTLERVSQRARCPVMIVHKDVECKEPLFTNIVVATDFSDQAECAVSYGGQMARQYKANLVVMHVGDPGGTGPGECLSRLEGVYGKRLDGIPECSFRAEMGEPAMEILRTARQGGADLLIMAHHSKERDPEKAFLGSTVTQVALNAPCPTMSVNRHFDLRCGLMYDQSGQVVEAEALA; encoded by the coding sequence ATGTTTAAGGACATTATCGTGGGCGTCACGCCCACCGGCATCGATGCCTGTGCTGTCAGGGCGGCGGCCGAGTTCGCCGCCAAGTTCGAGTCCAAGCTCTACCTGGTCCACGTGGCCGGCATGGAACAGGGCTGGGGCTCCATCGAGCACCTCGCGCCTTCGGGCGAGACCGACCAGCTCGGCGACAAGATCCGCGAAATGTATGACGAGTACCTGGGCAACCTGCCGAGCGCGCAGATCGTGGTCGTGCCGGGCATCCCGCACAACGAGCTGCTGCGCCTGGCCCGGTCCAAGAACACGGACCTGATCGTCATGGGCCCGCACACCCAGGAATACGAGGAGCGACGCTCCAAGATGTGGGGCATGGCGGGCAGCACGCTGGAGCGCGTCAGCCAGCGCGCCCGCTGCCCGGTCATGATCGTGCACAAGGACGTGGAGTGCAAGGAGCCGCTGTTCACCAACATCGTGGTGGCCACGGACTTCTCGGACCAGGCCGAATGCGCCGTGTCCTACGGCGGCCAGATGGCCCGCCAGTACAAGGCCAACCTGGTGGTCATGCACGTCGGCGATCCCGGCGGCACGGGCCCCGGCGAGTGCCTGTCCCGGCTGGAGGGCGTGTACGGCAAGCGGCTGGACGGCATTCCCGAGTGCTCCTTCCGGGCCGAGATGGGCGAACCGGCCATGGAGATCCTGCGCACGGCCCGCCAGGGCGGCGCGGACCTGCTGATCATGGCCCACCACTCCAAGGAGCGCGACCCGGAAAAGGCCTTCCTGGGCTCCACCGTGACCCAGGTGGCCCTGAACGCGCCGTGTCCGACCATGAGCGTCAACCGGCACTTCGACCTGCGCTGCGGCCTGATGTACGACCAGAGTGGGCAGGTGGTCGAGGCCGAGGCCCTGGCCTGA
- a CDS encoding (Fe-S)-binding protein, which yields MTVMPKPLNVEVAEFLNKFDFSACVACGTCSNGCPVTATPGMEEWDIRKVMRMLAYGMVDEVVDSDFPWLCTGCGRCAYSCPMDVDIPAVMAHMKSLRDRDKVPGSLHKGMQNNVDTGNNLAIAREEYLEGMLDLGNDLAEECPGFYVPVDKQDAKILFFPNSKEVYGDFEDQFWWWKVFYAAREDWTVPSEGWEAVDWALFTGNYAANKFLAKRKIDYMHKFNIERMIMPDCGGGSYGCRKGMDTCVLEDPNNEVGFTYLYEYLVGIIRDGRIRLDKSVNAGRRFTWHDSCKHGRELERHFGKGYYDEPRWIIRQCVDDFADMTPNRGLNYCCGAGGGMWPAPFDDQSAWHGRRKFDQIKRTGADVVVVGCSNCRDQIMKRLPKYYTDYKYEVKYIWQLVAETLVLEPWEAELVDKAAALADAQWKAFGVDLSAGEY from the coding sequence ATGACCGTCATGCCCAAGCCCTTGAATGTGGAAGTCGCGGAATTCTTGAATAAATTCGATTTCAGCGCCTGCGTGGCCTGCGGGACCTGCTCCAACGGGTGCCCGGTGACCGCCACGCCGGGCATGGAGGAGTGGGACATCCGCAAGGTCATGCGCATGCTCGCCTACGGCATGGTCGACGAGGTGGTCGATTCCGACTTTCCGTGGCTGTGTACCGGCTGCGGGCGGTGCGCCTATTCCTGCCCCATGGACGTCGACATCCCGGCGGTCATGGCCCACATGAAGTCCCTGCGCGACCGGGACAAGGTCCCCGGCTCCCTGCACAAGGGCATGCAGAACAACGTGGACACGGGCAACAACCTGGCCATCGCCCGCGAGGAGTACCTGGAGGGCATGCTCGACCTGGGCAACGACTTGGCCGAGGAGTGCCCCGGCTTCTACGTCCCGGTGGACAAACAGGACGCGAAGATCCTCTTCTTCCCCAACTCCAAGGAGGTCTACGGCGACTTCGAGGACCAGTTCTGGTGGTGGAAGGTCTTCTACGCGGCCCGCGAGGACTGGACCGTGCCGTCCGAGGGCTGGGAAGCCGTGGACTGGGCCCTGTTCACCGGCAACTACGCGGCCAACAAGTTCCTGGCCAAGCGCAAGATCGACTACATGCACAAGTTCAATATCGAGCGCATGATCATGCCCGATTGCGGCGGCGGGTCCTACGGCTGCCGCAAGGGCATGGACACCTGCGTGCTCGAGGACCCGAACAACGAGGTCGGCTTTACCTACCTCTACGAGTACCTGGTCGGGATCATCCGTGACGGGCGCATCCGTCTCGACAAGTCGGTCAACGCGGGCAGGCGTTTCACCTGGCACGACTCCTGTAAGCACGGCCGCGAGCTTGAGCGCCATTTCGGCAAGGGGTACTACGACGAGCCGCGCTGGATCATCCGGCAGTGCGTGGACGACTTCGCGGACATGACCCCGAACCGGGGGTTGAACTACTGCTGCGGCGCGGGCGGCGGCATGTGGCCCGCCCCGTTCGACGACCAGTCCGCCTGGCACGGGCGGCGCAAGTTCGATCAGATCAAACGCACCGGGGCCGACGTGGTGGTGGTCGGCTGCTCCAACTGCCGCGACCAGATCATGAAGCGGCTGCCCAAGTACTACACGGACTACAAATACGAGGTGAAGTACATCTGGCAGTTGGTGGCCGAGACTCTGGTCCTGGAACCGTGGGAGGCGGAGTTGGTCGACAAGGCCGCCGCCCTGGCCGACGCCCAGTGGAAGGCCTTCGGCGTGGACCTGTCGGCCGGGGAATACTGA
- a CDS encoding (Fe-S)-binding protein: MGEAAQRLIEPKQSELVDKVKELLPEGGNLNMCLACGACSSGCPATGMHGMDPRRFLRLALYGQEEEIRSTPWVWLCTMCRRCVHACPMEVDIPQLVYYCRQSWPRDERPKGIRGSCEQALATDGNSAMGASSEDFKFVVEDVLEEVRETQPGMENLEVSIDRKGAHYFLNQNSREPVTEPDEMVPLWKILNLVGADWTYSTRGWAAENYCMFLADDESWEKVVRNKAQAVEDLGCKVWLNTEUGHEFYAVRAGLQKFNVEHSFEMESIIRLYARWIREGKLPVNADWNRDLGVTFTVQDPCQLVRKSLHDPVAEDLRFVVRAVVGEENFIDMWPNRSNNYCCGGGGGFLQSGFAEERREYGKIKLNQILRTKADYCIAPCHNCHSQIHDLSEHYEAGFPVVHLWTLICLSLGILGENEREYLGEDLKNVGL; the protein is encoded by the coding sequence ATGGGCGAAGCGGCACAACGGCTGATCGAGCCGAAGCAGTCGGAGTTGGTGGACAAGGTCAAGGAATTGCTGCCCGAGGGCGGCAACCTGAACATGTGCCTGGCCTGCGGGGCGTGTTCCTCGGGCTGCCCGGCCACGGGCATGCACGGCATGGACCCGCGCAGGTTCCTGCGCCTGGCCCTCTACGGCCAGGAGGAGGAGATCCGGTCCACGCCGTGGGTCTGGCTGTGCACCATGTGCAGGCGATGCGTCCATGCCTGCCCCATGGAGGTGGACATCCCGCAGTTGGTCTACTACTGCCGCCAGTCCTGGCCCAGGGACGAGCGGCCCAAGGGCATCCGGGGGTCCTGCGAGCAGGCCCTGGCGACCGACGGCAACAGCGCCATGGGCGCGTCCAGCGAGGACTTCAAGTTCGTGGTCGAGGACGTGCTCGAAGAGGTCCGCGAGACCCAGCCGGGCATGGAGAACCTCGAGGTCTCCATCGATCGCAAGGGCGCGCACTACTTCCTGAACCAGAACTCGCGCGAGCCGGTCACCGAGCCGGACGAGATGGTCCCGCTGTGGAAGATCCTCAACCTGGTGGGCGCGGACTGGACGTACTCCACCAGGGGCTGGGCCGCCGAGAACTACTGCATGTTCCTGGCCGACGACGAGTCCTGGGAAAAGGTGGTCCGCAACAAGGCGCAAGCCGTGGAGGACCTGGGGTGCAAGGTCTGGCTCAACACCGAATGAGGACACGAGTTCTACGCGGTCCGGGCCGGACTGCAAAAGTTCAACGTCGAGCACAGCTTCGAGATGGAGTCCATCATCCGCCTGTACGCCAGGTGGATTCGCGAGGGGAAACTGCCGGTCAACGCGGACTGGAACAGGGACCTGGGCGTGACCTTCACGGTCCAGGACCCGTGCCAACTGGTCCGCAAGTCCCTGCACGACCCCGTGGCCGAGGACCTGCGCTTCGTGGTCAGGGCCGTGGTCGGCGAGGAGAACTTCATCGACATGTGGCCGAACAGGTCGAACAACTATTGTTGCGGCGGCGGGGGCGGATTCCTGCAATCCGGGTTCGCCGAGGAGCGGCGCGAGTACGGGAAGATCAAGCTGAACCAGATCCTCAGGACCAAGGCCGACTACTGCATCGCCCCGTGCCACAACTGCCATTCTCAGATCCACGATCTGAGCGAACACTATGAAGCCGGGTTCCCCGTGGTCCACCTGTGGACGCTCATCTGCCTCTCCCTCGGCATCCTGGGGGAAAACGAGCGGGAATACCTGGGCGAAGATCTCAAAAACGTGGGGCTGTGA
- a CDS encoding sigma-54-dependent transcriptional regulator: protein MAKPETNRVLVVDDEPFIRKLAERELARPGREVTTAATAAQATRLVKRGGFDVILLDVRLPDGNGNRLLEHFRETLPDVEVIMITGYSEVASAVEAMKAGAYDYVTKPFSLDRINLLIDRAFQRRLMQRELRRLRMNKGGKPRQQIIGTSAAMRQIGFLIDKVAPTDAPVLITGESGVGKNVVVNVLHDRSSRADMPLIVKNCGAFNKELLRSELFGYCKGAFTGADTSQEGVLAQADKGTLFFDEVGELPLEVQASLLRVFESQRYRRVGDREERGVDVRFLFATNRDLAREVEAGRFHEALFHRLNVFSIDIPPLRERKEDIPLLVAHFLENLYPDRPPYRLSKRAGQSMISYDWPGNVRELRNVIERGIILAENDLITTKCLPSDIARSLEECENYAPLPTLEQQEKRYILRVMEHVNQNRTQAARILGIGRKTLYRKLLVFEEN, encoded by the coding sequence ATGGCGAAGCCCGAAACAAACCGCGTCCTGGTGGTGGACGACGAGCCCTTCATCCGCAAGCTGGCCGAACGCGAGCTGGCCCGGCCCGGCCGGGAGGTGACCACCGCGGCCACGGCGGCCCAGGCCACGCGCCTGGTCAAGCGCGGCGGCTTCGACGTCATCCTGCTGGACGTCCGGCTGCCCGACGGCAACGGCAACCGGCTCCTGGAACACTTCCGGGAGACCCTGCCCGACGTCGAGGTCATCATGATCACCGGCTACTCCGAGGTGGCCAGCGCAGTGGAGGCCATGAAGGCCGGGGCCTACGACTACGTGACCAAGCCCTTCTCCCTTGACCGCATCAACCTGCTCATCGACCGGGCCTTCCAGCGCCGCCTGATGCAGCGGGAGCTGCGCAGGCTGCGCATGAACAAGGGCGGGAAGCCCCGGCAGCAGATCATCGGGACCTCGGCCGCCATGCGCCAGATCGGCTTTTTGATCGACAAGGTCGCGCCCACGGACGCGCCGGTGCTGATCACCGGCGAAAGCGGCGTGGGCAAGAACGTGGTGGTCAACGTCCTGCACGACCGCAGCTCCAGGGCGGACATGCCGCTCATCGTCAAGAACTGCGGCGCGTTCAACAAGGAACTGTTGCGCAGCGAGCTGTTCGGCTACTGCAAGGGCGCGTTCACCGGGGCCGACACCTCCCAGGAGGGCGTCCTGGCCCAGGCCGACAAGGGCACCCTGTTCTTCGACGAGGTGGGCGAGCTGCCGCTCGAAGTCCAGGCCAGCCTGCTGCGCGTCTTCGAGTCCCAGCGCTACCGGAGGGTGGGCGACCGCGAGGAGCGCGGCGTGGACGTGCGCTTCCTGTTCGCCACCAACCGCGATCTGGCCAGGGAGGTGGAGGCGGGCCGCTTCCACGAAGCGCTGTTCCACCGCCTGAACGTCTTCAGCATCGATATCCCCCCCCTGCGCGAGCGCAAGGAGGACATCCCCCTGCTCGTGGCGCACTTCCTGGAGAACCTCTACCCGGACCGGCCGCCCTACCGTCTGTCCAAGCGGGCCGGGCAGAGCATGATCTCCTACGACTGGCCGGGCAACGTCCGTGAACTGCGCAACGTCATCGAGCGCGGCATCATCCTGGCCGAGAACGACCTGATCACCACCAAATGCCTGCCCTCGGACATCGCCCGCTCCCTGGAGGAGTGCGAGAACTACGCCCCGCTGCCCACCCTGGAGCAGCAGGAGAAGCGCTACATCCTGCGGGTCATGGAGCACGTGAACCAGAACCGCACCCAGGCCGCGCGCATCCTCGGCATCGGGCGCAAAACCCTGTACCGCAAGCTGCTCGTCTTCGAAGAGAACTAG
- a CDS encoding 4Fe-4S dicluster domain-containing protein: protein MNGAVRETWSPAPEADQMVLKELRETVGACMQCGTCTASCPNWHAMDITPRAMWRMIQFGMLDEILASKTFWMCSACYMCTLRCPRGLKLTSAMAALKRLAGIEGSRGARRNLAFYAAFMDDVEVHGRVQETSMMQRYFLKARDPMLPLSYVPLGLRMLGKGKVHMPGRGRGGVLRPLFAKAREMEGLS from the coding sequence ATGAACGGAGCAGTCAGGGAAACGTGGAGCCCGGCCCCGGAGGCCGACCAGATGGTGCTCAAGGAACTGCGGGAGACCGTGGGGGCGTGCATGCAGTGCGGCACCTGCACGGCGTCCTGTCCCAACTGGCACGCCATGGACATAACCCCCAGGGCCATGTGGCGGATGATCCAGTTCGGCATGCTCGACGAGATACTGGCGAGCAAGACGTTCTGGATGTGCTCGGCCTGCTACATGTGCACGCTGCGCTGCCCGCGCGGCCTGAAGCTGACCTCGGCCATGGCCGCCCTGAAGCGGCTGGCCGGGATCGAGGGCAGCCGCGGCGCGCGCAGGAACCTGGCCTTCTACGCCGCCTTCATGGACGACGTGGAGGTCCACGGCCGGGTCCAGGAGACGAGCATGATGCAGCGGTACTTCCTCAAGGCCCGCGACCCCATGCTGCCGCTCTCCTATGTCCCGCTCGGCCTGCGCATGCTCGGCAAGGGCAAGGTGCACATGCCGGGCCGGGGGCGGGGCGGCGTGCTCCGGCCTCTGTTCGCCAAGGCCCGTGAGATGGAGGGTTTGTCATGA
- a CDS encoding CoB--CoM heterodisulfide reductase iron-sulfur subunit B family protein has product MKYAYYPGCSLTESAREFDVSTRLVMERLGCELVEIPDWTCCGASAAEPVSKLMNYALPARNLAIVEQEMADEGITEVLAPCSACYLNLLKVNREVIGDRRLHGRVNEVLAASGLHYRGEVRVRHLLDVLKNEVGAKIVEQTITDGLRGMKIAPYYGCQILRPYPVFDEPGRPVSMEPFIEAMGGEVHHWDMANRCCGASLMMGHPEVAIRSVADILSDAAGADAIVTVCPLCQMNLEAYQAKARKAGGRGVPVLYLTQLMGLAMGLSEQDVQLAANLTMTPAVRRGIAARAWAGPAPAEDEEPAGLNG; this is encoded by the coding sequence ATGAAATACGCATACTATCCAGGATGTTCGCTGACCGAGAGCGCGCGCGAATTCGACGTGTCCACCCGGCTGGTCATGGAGCGGCTCGGCTGCGAGCTGGTCGAGATCCCGGACTGGACCTGCTGCGGGGCCAGCGCGGCCGAACCGGTCAGCAAGCTCATGAATTACGCCCTGCCGGCGCGCAACCTGGCCATCGTGGAGCAGGAGATGGCGGACGAGGGCATCACCGAGGTGCTCGCGCCGTGCTCGGCCTGCTACCTCAACCTGCTCAAGGTCAACCGCGAGGTGATCGGTGACCGCCGCCTGCACGGGCGGGTCAACGAGGTTCTGGCCGCGTCCGGGCTGCATTACCGGGGCGAGGTCCGGGTTCGCCACCTGCTCGACGTGCTCAAGAACGAGGTGGGCGCCAAGATCGTGGAGCAGACGATCACCGACGGACTCCGGGGCATGAAGATCGCGCCGTACTACGGCTGCCAGATCCTGCGGCCCTATCCGGTCTTCGACGAGCCGGGCAGGCCGGTCTCCATGGAGCCGTTCATCGAGGCCATGGGCGGCGAGGTGCATCATTGGGACATGGCCAACCGCTGCTGCGGGGCCTCGCTGATGATGGGCCACCCCGAGGTGGCCATCCGCTCCGTGGCCGACATCTTGAGCGATGCGGCCGGGGCCGACGCCATCGTCACGGTCTGTCCGCTCTGCCAGATGAACCTGGAGGCGTACCAGGCCAAGGCGCGCAAGGCGGGCGGCCGGGGCGTGCCCGTGCTCTACCTGACCCAGCTCATGGGGCTGGCCATGGGGTTGTCCGAGCAGGACGTGCAACTGGCCGCCAACCTGACCATGACCCCGGCGGTCAGGCGGGGGATTGCAGCCAGGGCGTGGGCCGGGCCCGCGCCCGCCGAAGACGAGGAACCTGCGGGTTTGAACGGATAA